From the genome of Micromonospora lupini:
GGGACGGGCTGGTCGGCGGAGGACCCGGCACCGGCGACCGCGTCGCGCAGCCGCCCCAGCCGCAGATAGGTGTTGGCGAGGCGTTGCAGTTGCTGCAACTGTGTCACGGCGCCGGTCACCTGCTGGTTGACCTGGGTGGCCAGCACGATGACCAGGACCACCTCGCCGACGCTCTGCTGCCCGGCTATCGCGTTGCGCACGACGAGCAACACCGCTCCGACGTACGCGAGACCGAAGACGACCTGACCCGCCGCACGGAGCGCCATCGCCTTGAGGTGCGCGCCGTAGAGGCCACGGGTGGCGCTCCGCCACAGGCTCGCGTACCGCTGCCGTAGCTCCTTCTCCACGCCGAACACCCGCAGCTCGCCGGCGTAGCGGGCGGTGGTCGTGGCCTGGAAGAGGTTGAGCGCCACGCGGGTCGGCTCGGCGACAGCCGTCTTGGCCCGCTCCAGGGCGCTCTCCGCCAGCCTGCCGGTGAACAACGGCACGGCCGCCGCCACCGGGAGCAACAACAGCAACGGGCTCTGCCACGCCAGGATCGCCGCGCCCAGGACGACCGCCAGCACCATCGTCGCCGCCTGGAACAGCGACTCCATGCTGCTGCGGAACTGCCCGCTGTCCTGGACCAGGACGGTGAGCTCGTCGGCCTGCTCGGGGCGCTCGTGGTGGCCGATCCCCTCCGAGCCGTTGGAGACTGCCAGCAGCTCCCGGTGCAGGTCCAGTTCGATCAGTTCGGACAGCTCGAAGTACGCGACCATGGCGAACTGGCCGGAGGACTGCGCCAGGATGGCGAGCAGGGCCACCACCGCGCCCAGCACACCGGCCTCCGTCGCGCGCCCGCCGATGACCGCGTCAGTCATCATTCCGAGCGCGACGGCGAGCAGGGCTGCCGACGCGGCCAGGGCCAGCATGAGGAAGGTGGCGACCACAGTCTTGCGCGCGTCGATCCGCCATGCCGCGGACAGCAGCTTTCCGACGCCGGAGAACATGACCCTCACAGCAGCACCTCGTCCCGGTCCGAATCGGTGTTGTCGGCGAAACGGTTGGCCTGCAACCTGAACAGCTCGGCGTAGCGCCCGTTGCGCGCCAGCAGCTCGTCGTGGGAGCCCTCCTCGCTGACCCGGCCGTCGTGTAGCACCACGATCTTGTCGGCGTGGCGGACCGTCGAGAAACGGTGGGAGATGAGCAACGTGGTCGCGCCCTGCGTGAGCGCCGCGAACTGGTCGAAGAACTGCGCCTCGGCGCGTACGTCGAGGCTCGCTGTCGGTTCGTCGAGCACGACGACCGACGCGCCGTGCCGCAGCGCGAACAGGGCCCGCGCCAGCGCCAACCGCTGCCACTGGCCGCCGGACAGCTCGGCGCCGCCGGTGACGTGCGCGGCCAGCGGCGTGTCCAGGCCGCGGGGCAGCGAGGTCAGCACCTCGGTCAGGCCCATGGCGGCCACGGCCTCGCGGACCCCGTCCCGATCGTCCGCCGAGCCCACCGCCCCGAATGCCACGTTGTCCGCGGCGGAGAACTCGTAACGCAGGTAGTCCTGAAAGATCACGGCGAGCCGGGCCCGCCACTCCGACAGCTCGAAGGTGCGGATGTCGACGCCGTCGAGACGTACGGCGCCGCTGTCCGGCTCGTAGAGCCGCGCGAGCAGCTTCACCACTGTCGTCTTGCCCGCGCCGTTGAGCCCGACGATCGCTGTGCAACTGCCCACCGGGATTCGCAGGTCCAGGCCGTCGAGCACCGGCCGATCCTGACCGGGGTAGTGGAACGACACGTCATCGAAGTGGATCTCACTGACCGGCGCCGGCGCCGGGTCGCCGGAGCCGGCCGGCTCCAACACGGTGTACCTGTCGATGTGCTCGGAGAACCGTCGAACCGCCCGGTGGGTCTCGGTGCCGATCGCGGTCTCCAGGTCGGCCTCCGGGTAGAACACCGACAGCCGGATGGCGCCCAACGCCGCCTGCATGATCAGGACGAACTCGGTGAGCGTCAGCGTGCTGATCGCGGTGGCCCCGATCGTCGCGAAGATCGCCCCGCAGGCGATCAGGCTGAACCCGGTTGACCACACACCGGGCCACAGGTAGACGCGCCGCCGCGCCGCCCACAGCGGCGCGAACCACGAGCGGTAGGACGACTGCATCTCGCCGTCCATCCAGTTCGCCAGACCGAAGACCCGGATCTCCTTGCCGGCCGGCGCCTGCACGGCAAGGTTGCGGACGT
Proteins encoded in this window:
- a CDS encoding ABC transporter ATP-binding protein; this translates as MFSGVGKLLSAAWRIDARKTVVATFLMLALAASAALLAVALGMMTDAVIGGRATEAGVLGAVVALLAILAQSSGQFAMVAYFELSELIELDLHRELLAVSNGSEGIGHHERPEQADELTVLVQDSGQFRSSMESLFQAATMVLAVVLGAAILAWQSPLLLLLPVAAAVPLFTGRLAESALERAKTAVAEPTRVALNLFQATTTARYAGELRVFGVEKELRQRYASLWRSATRGLYGAHLKAMALRAAGQVVFGLAYVGAVLLVVRNAIAGQQSVGEVVLVIVLATQVNQQVTGAVTQLQQLQRLANTYLRLGRLRDAVAGAGSSADQPVPDRLVTGITFENVSFNYPSADRPTLRDVNLNLAAGSTVAIVGENGAGKTTLVKLLCGFYQPTAGRILVDGVDLRRLPVERWRERMAAGFQDFVRYEIRALEAVGVGDVARVSDEAAVHEALVKAHSTDVLRALPDGLSTQLGTSYADGAELSGGQWQKLALGRALMRDDPMLLLLDEPTSALDPQAEHELFERYAEHARRTSAQTGAVTVLISHRFSTARMADKIIVVGDGQLLEVGDHDTLMRAGGSYAEMFAIQAKAYS
- a CDS encoding ABC transporter ATP-binding protein, with the translated sequence MPRGGFGLLGALLLLNLLLAALPIAFVITSSLVLGKVPGAVDGGLGSTAWQELVPVFAVAAGIFVLQQVLAPAQLSLGELLARRIDGTVVDDVMRASTRSTGVAPMEDQAVLADLRYAARELEHGLQMWGPGSACAGTLALIARYGQLVGFTAIIGVVYSWWAALAVAVTVLWFRNVQRGGLRRYAHARFSLMPQQNKVEYVRNLAVQAPAGKEIRVFGLANWMDGEMQSSYRSWFAPLWAARRRVYLWPGVWSTGFSLIACGAIFATIGATAISTLTLTEFVLIMQAALGAIRLSVFYPEADLETAIGTETHRAVRRFSEHIDRYTVLEPAGSGDPAPAPVSEIHFDDVSFHYPGQDRPVLDGLDLRIPVGSCTAIVGLNGAGKTTVVKLLARLYEPDSGAVRLDGVDIRTFELSEWRARLAVIFQDYLRYEFSAADNVAFGAVGSADDRDGVREAVAAMGLTEVLTSLPRGLDTPLAAHVTGGAELSGGQWQRLALARALFALRHGASVVVLDEPTASLDVRAEAQFFDQFAALTQGATTLLISHRFSTVRHADKIVVLHDGRVSEEGSHDELLARNGRYAELFRLQANRFADNTDSDRDEVLL